tcggcgtccggtccggtgcagccggcgtccggtccggtgcagccggcgtccggtccggtgcagccggcgtccggtccggtgcaacagccggcatccagtccggtgcaacagccggcgtccagtccggtgcaacagccggcgtcccagtcgGTGCAGCCAACGTCCAGTCTGgtttccagtccggtgcagccgacgtccagcccggtgcagccggcgtccagcccggtgcagccggcgcccagtcctgcgtcccagccggtgcagcagctggcgtcaagccctgtccagccggccttccagccggcgtcaagccctgtccagccggccttccagccggcgtcaagccctgtccagccggccttccagccggcgtcaagccctgtccagcctgCCTTCCAACCGGCGTCAAGCCCTCtacagccggccttccagccggcgtcaagtcctgtccagccggccttccagccggcgtcaagccctgtccagccggccttccagccggcgtcaagcactgtccagccggccttccagccggcgtcaagcactgttcagccggccttccagccggcgcctaaccttgtcccgccgacgttcaagtcggcggtcccccccaggactttccCCCCTAGGTCCCCCAGAACTCCACGCCCTCAGGCGCACTCGGGGACTAAGACTATTCCCCACAGTCCCAGCCCCTTCGGACTTCCCCCTATTGGACTCCCCCCTCTGAACC
This sequence is a window from Triplophysa rosa linkage group LG4, Trosa_1v2, whole genome shotgun sequence. Protein-coding genes within it:
- the LOC130553429 gene encoding uncharacterized protein LOC130553429, encoding MELSMPPAAPSQSATSPVVRPKKKKPRKGGLTAQASSPGPAPAPASQPTSSPVQPASGPVQSASGPVQPASGPVQPASGPVQPASGPVQQPASSPVQQPASSPVQQPASQSVQPTSSLVSSPVQPTSSPVQPASSPVQPAPSPASQPVQQLASSPVQPAFQPASSPVQPAFQPASSPVQPAFQPASSPVQPAFQPASSPLQPAFQPASSPVQPAFQPASSPVQPAFQPASSTVQPAFQPASSTVQPAFQPAPNLVPPTFKSAVPPRTFPPRSPRTPRPQAHSGTKTIPHSPSPFGLPPIGLPPLNPCLSPPPLPCLLFLLCHPNPAVILSCLPLVMLSMCIWFLSMSQSVMSCLSTPW